The following coding sequences lie in one Candidatus Brocadia sp. genomic window:
- a CDS encoding YbhB/YbcL family Raf kinase inhibitor-like protein, which produces MEIKMKSTAFGEGGMIPKKYTCDGLDISPPLSWTSVPEGTKSLALICDDPDAPMGTWVHWVLFNLPADVQELPENIPPQKILANGARQGITDFRKIGYGGPCPPGGTHRYYFKLYALDTEINLEAGSTKKQLLEAMEGHILAEGQLMGKYKR; this is translated from the coding sequence ATGGAAATCAAAATGAAAAGCACTGCCTTCGGGGAAGGTGGCATGATACCGAAGAAGTATACCTGTGATGGTCTTGATATCTCTCCTCCCCTTTCATGGACTTCAGTTCCCGAAGGTACAAAGAGTCTTGCCCTTATCTGTGACGATCCAGATGCACCAATGGGTACATGGGTACATTGGGTTCTCTTCAATTTACCTGCAGATGTCCAGGAGTTACCAGAAAATATACCTCCTCAGAAGATACTTGCAAATGGCGCCAGGCAAGGAATAACAGATTTTCGTAAAATCGGCTACGGCGGACCATGCCCACCGGGTGGTACACACAGATATTATTTCAAACTGTATGCGCTGGACACAGAAATTAATCTTGAGGCCGGATCTACGAAAAAGCAATTGCTGGAGGCTATGGAAGGACATATCCTGGCTGAAGGCCAATTGATGGGGAAATATAAAAGATAA
- a CDS encoding aldo/keto reductase — MRIDKMAFMKNNFTNRRNFLKGTFTVALGLGFTKNLHHGFPVDMVSFATTDDKNEGVPKRRLGKTEKMVSILCAGGYHIGRMRDERYAIRMIHAALDEGVNFFDSAWSYNNGDSERRLGTALKDRRDKAFIMTKSRRRDKTGAMNELHESLKRLQTDYLDLWQFHDVQTVEDADAIFRNGGAIEAALQAKKEGKILHVGFTGHRNPAVLAKAIQRHHNSIETVQIPVNLVDPHYLSFVRQVIPEAVKYDIGILAMKTTANGTLLEDKVATVKECLYFAWSQHVSTLVSGMDSIEQLKENVSFAHQFKTLSEKDQSKLLARTEPFGGIEREFYKHPSDNWRVYPTRPLH; from the coding sequence ATGAGAATTGATAAAATGGCGTTTATGAAAAATAACTTTACCAATCGCAGGAATTTTCTTAAAGGTACTTTCACCGTTGCCCTGGGTCTGGGTTTTACAAAGAATTTGCATCATGGTTTCCCGGTAGACATGGTTTCTTTTGCAACAACAGATGATAAAAACGAAGGGGTGCCTAAACGTCGTCTGGGTAAAACAGAAAAGATGGTTTCCATCCTCTGTGCAGGAGGTTATCACATTGGTCGAATGAGAGATGAACGTTACGCCATCCGGATGATTCACGCTGCCCTCGATGAAGGGGTTAATTTTTTCGATTCAGCCTGGAGTTACAATAATGGTGACAGCGAGAGGCGCCTTGGGACAGCGCTAAAAGACCGGCGGGACAAGGCATTTATCATGACCAAAAGTCGTAGGCGGGACAAGACCGGAGCAATGAATGAATTGCACGAAAGCCTCAAACGGCTGCAAACCGATTACCTTGATTTGTGGCAGTTCCATGATGTGCAAACGGTGGAGGATGCAGATGCCATTTTCAGGAACGGAGGTGCCATTGAGGCGGCCCTTCAGGCAAAGAAAGAAGGAAAGATCCTGCATGTGGGGTTTACCGGGCATCGGAACCCGGCAGTGCTCGCGAAAGCCATTCAAAGGCATCACAACAGTATTGAAACGGTGCAGATTCCCGTGAATCTTGTGGACCCACATTATCTGAGTTTTGTTCGACAGGTCATTCCGGAAGCGGTGAAATACGATATTGGGATTCTTGCAATGAAAACAACAGCAAACGGAACATTACTGGAAGATAAAGTAGCTACGGTAAAAGAATGCTTATATTTTGCCTGGAGTCAGCACGTCAGTACTTTAGTTTCAGGTATGGATAGTATTGAGCAGCTTAAAGAGAATGTAAGTTTTGCACACCAGTTTAAGACCCTCTCAGAGAAAGATCAATCTAAACTGCTCGCCCGAACAGAGCCTTTTGGTGGAATCGAAAGAGAGTTTTACAAACACCCCTCTGATAATTGGCGCGTTTACCCTACCCGCCCTTTACATTAA
- a CDS encoding radical SAM protein encodes MSDSGSVDLMLWNSFMGKAYSVSDCFKENGIGVLARACKNADFNIVIEDPARIEFYTAFTKNDFMPRLSELAVNVFDTKKCEDTVSLRQEWDLLQNNLASAIKEKMEKYVEGLAQKVCENRVKVLGIKTWLGDRFAYSEKLAQRVKELSSSTLVIAGGPQVNQFKTHTLENSPFEFCIDVEGEVTLIQIVNIVKELYSQGGSKSDVIKRITDLAEAGKISNMIYKNNNGEVKETFIQRLSLNSKPFPLYEKDDGKVNIAVINESSGCYYGKCNFCTHPNITGKYQTRDINITMQEIRETIMEMGIGLFRFAGSTTPVSLSSRIAEALLAEGLHIEYSMFVRAETRAKERMPELTDAYEKIIRSGLKAVFLGVETANNDILSRVMDKGNSVEDIYYTVKALKQASYKQRTHLDVGVSFIYPCPIPSGSTITHEQILEENLYLLQKLKNENFKPDSVLVTPAAPLPGTAWQKEPEKFGFDLPDNYYQTVLRYEYELTKDPSTWPELNISLHGIKFVDMLKMSGLMEKKVREMGYVVNVSDEHCLAARSAGFLGQRGLEEFKMRSDLSLLTTDYGFLNDVYQKINTHSRLLAEKNFTSKKKEISSGGEVP; translated from the coding sequence ATGAGTGATTCTGGCAGTGTAGACCTTATGTTATGGAATTCGTTCATGGGAAAGGCCTATTCCGTTAGTGACTGCTTTAAGGAAAACGGTATTGGAGTACTCGCCAGGGCATGTAAGAATGCGGATTTTAACATTGTTATAGAGGACCCGGCAAGAATCGAATTTTATACCGCATTCACAAAAAACGATTTTATGCCAAGGCTATCTGAACTCGCTGTGAACGTCTTTGACACGAAAAAGTGTGAAGATACAGTATCTTTAAGACAAGAATGGGACCTGCTCCAGAATAATCTTGCGAGTGCGATCAAAGAAAAAATGGAGAAATATGTTGAAGGTCTGGCTCAAAAGGTATGCGAGAATCGGGTAAAAGTGCTTGGGATCAAGACCTGGCTTGGCGATAGATTTGCCTACTCTGAAAAACTTGCACAAAGGGTCAAAGAACTGAGTTCAAGCACCTTGGTGATTGCTGGTGGCCCTCAGGTTAATCAATTTAAGACACATACATTGGAAAATAGCCCTTTTGAGTTTTGTATCGATGTTGAGGGCGAAGTAACCCTTATACAGATTGTGAATATTGTAAAAGAACTATATTCCCAGGGAGGGTCTAAATCTGATGTTATAAAAAGAATTACTGACCTTGCAGAAGCAGGTAAAATTTCTAATATGATATATAAAAACAACAACGGTGAGGTAAAAGAAACATTCATTCAAAGGCTTTCTTTGAACTCAAAACCTTTCCCTCTCTATGAAAAAGATGATGGAAAAGTAAATATTGCAGTAATAAATGAATCGTCTGGTTGCTATTATGGGAAATGTAATTTTTGTACACATCCAAATATTACCGGAAAATACCAAACCAGAGATATCAATATAACCATGCAAGAGATCAGGGAAACTATCATGGAGATGGGCATCGGACTCTTCAGATTTGCAGGATCAACAACACCAGTTTCTCTCAGCAGCCGGATCGCTGAGGCTTTATTGGCAGAAGGGTTACATATTGAGTATTCAATGTTCGTCCGGGCGGAAACCAGGGCAAAGGAACGGATGCCTGAGCTGACTGATGCTTATGAAAAAATCATACGTTCCGGCCTTAAAGCTGTTTTCCTTGGTGTTGAAACGGCGAACAATGATATCCTTTCAAGGGTTATGGACAAAGGTAATTCTGTGGAAGATATATATTATACCGTTAAAGCCCTAAAGCAGGCATCTTACAAGCAAAGAACACATCTTGATGTAGGTGTAAGTTTTATTTATCCTTGCCCAATACCTTCGGGTAGCACGATTACCCATGAACAAATTTTAGAAGAAAATCTGTATTTACTTCAAAAGTTAAAAAATGAGAATTTCAAACCGGATTCAGTCCTTGTAACTCCGGCTGCGCCTCTTCCTGGTACTGCATGGCAAAAAGAGCCTGAAAAATTCGGATTCGATCTGCCTGATAATTATTACCAGACTGTCCTCCGTTATGAGTATGAACTGACGAAGGATCCAAGCACGTGGCCTGAGTTGAATATCTCCTTACATGGAATAAAGTTCGTGGATATGCTTAAGATGTCCGGACTCATGGAGAAAAAGGTCAGAGAAATGGGTTACGTAGTAAACGTCTCCGACGAACATTGTCTCGCAGCGAGGAGCGCAGGATTCCTGGGGCAGAGAGGTTTAGAGGAATTCAAGATGAGAAGTGATTTATCTCTCTTAACAACAGACTATGGCTTCCTTAATGATGTCTATCAGAAAATAAACACACACAGCCGTTTACTGGCAGAAAAAAACTTCACTTCAAAAAAGAAAGAAATTTCTTCTGGGGGGGAAGTCCCTTGA
- a CDS encoding acyl carrier protein: MKMRFLSYSVGIFMFTLIYQALFSNQEVRTMENVAENLIKEKLKKILTKELKVELEDITDDSHIADDIGVESAEMINLLYNIETEFDVEISNEEASKNLTIQKMADLVKEKISAKSR, from the coding sequence ATGAAAATGCGATTTCTGTCCTATAGTGTTGGTATATTTATGTTTACACTTATTTACCAGGCCTTATTTTCGAACCAGGAGGTTAGGACAATGGAGAATGTGGCAGAAAATTTGATTAAAGAAAAGCTAAAAAAAATATTAACAAAGGAACTGAAAGTAGAACTTGAAGATATTACCGATGACTCACATATTGCGGATGATATTGGTGTAGAATCAGCTGAAATGATAAATTTATTGTATAATATCGAAACAGAGTTTGACGTGGAAATTTCTAATGAAGAAGCAAGCAAAAATTTAACAATACAAAAGATGGCCGATCTAGTGAAGGAAAAAATTAGCGCAAAATCTAGATAA
- a CDS encoding PAS domain-containing protein, producing MLATHIVNIFISLLYAGLGFFVFLRNPSSVINKRFCIVANVFCVWSFLVFFTLQAADPVLAAFRLKLVFCAAAFIPSAFFFFISVFPDRVERPIDRYFSIIFFIVSIVLAFSSSSIVETLSFINRLPQAKYGPLFPVFWSYFIVCMVYSLYVLYKKSIRFYGIKRLQIQYLYFGVAVSVLLGAITNFLLPAMGIWQVESFVPLVTIPIPTAVAYAIVKYHLMDISVVIKKSTVYAILSIILSLIYFAVGLVVSNILPVSEYTETVSNVISIIIMVLIFVPARESIHHFIENHLFHTKYSYPKILSNSTVMFSSIHDLDRLLRFAIQYLYDSVGIEKIAILIKDEKIKQYSLKAAINFSSKEDLFLPGDAAVVTWLCQNKTVLSREQLNRFSHDKLDRLLEKTLISMDVDSCIPILHGKDLFGIILLGKKVDKKVFTQEDIQMFLAFSGQLAMAANNACLYSGLKEAKTYRENILQSLKCGVITINNHEEVTLLNNEARNILGLESTSSTEMILNALNNDIYKLLKYTLKNNRDHTDIETFIERGSTRVPCSVTITQLKTESGEKLGALIILTDQTELKLLQVEKQHADRLAHLGSLASNIAHEIKNPLVAINTYFQLLPYKKDDPEFHSNFREIALKEIGRINRIIEDMLNLAKPSKLVIQHIDPHCVIMDTINLLKNDAAKKDIEITTMLDGNRCQLIADEDKVKQVFLNILQNSLDALSSKGHIQVSTYLVDNLSEFKRMAKEHSGSVFFSFVSSLSNNLSKQYFVIKISDNGTGIPAEKISHIFEPFFSNKDKGTGLGLAVVYRIIKDHEGGIYVESKEGIGTDFYIGLPVNSIGANSSINARSKDTDIFNPIAKGMGTCTKI from the coding sequence ATGCTTGCAACCCACATCGTGAACATTTTCATATCTTTGCTATACGCAGGGCTTGGATTTTTTGTATTCTTGAGAAATCCTTCCAGCGTCATTAACAAAAGATTTTGTATCGTTGCGAATGTTTTCTGTGTTTGGTCATTCCTTGTTTTTTTTACACTTCAGGCTGCAGACCCTGTGTTGGCTGCCTTCAGGCTGAAATTGGTTTTTTGTGCGGCCGCCTTTATTCCTTCTGCTTTTTTCTTTTTTATTTCCGTCTTTCCCGATCGCGTGGAAAGACCTATCGACCGATACTTTAGCATAATTTTCTTCATCGTAAGTATCGTTTTGGCGTTCTCTTCTTCTTCTATTGTCGAGACTTTGTCCTTCATCAATCGATTACCACAAGCAAAGTATGGTCCATTATTTCCTGTATTCTGGTCTTACTTCATAGTATGTATGGTGTATTCTTTGTATGTTCTTTATAAAAAAAGCATACGCTTTTATGGAATAAAAAGATTACAGATTCAATACTTATACTTTGGAGTAGCAGTGTCTGTGCTCCTGGGGGCCATCACGAATTTCCTCTTGCCGGCAATGGGAATATGGCAAGTTGAGAGCTTTGTGCCCCTGGTTACTATCCCTATCCCGACAGCAGTGGCTTACGCTATTGTAAAGTATCACCTTATGGATATTAGTGTAGTAATCAAGAAAAGCACGGTTTACGCTATTCTCTCTATTATCCTCAGCTTAATCTATTTTGCCGTTGGGCTCGTTGTGAGTAATATACTTCCTGTATCAGAGTATACAGAGACGGTTAGTAATGTAATTTCAATCATAATAATGGTCTTAATCTTTGTGCCTGCCCGGGAATCAATTCACCACTTTATCGAGAATCATCTGTTCCATACCAAGTATAGTTATCCAAAAATACTCAGTAACTCTACAGTAATGTTTTCATCTATTCATGATTTGGATAGACTTCTCCGTTTTGCAATTCAATATTTATATGATTCCGTAGGTATCGAGAAGATAGCAATACTAATAAAGGATGAAAAAATCAAACAATACAGTTTAAAGGCAGCTATAAATTTTTCATCCAAAGAAGATTTATTCCTTCCCGGCGATGCTGCTGTTGTTACGTGGCTTTGCCAAAATAAAACTGTTCTCTCACGGGAACAGTTAAATCGCTTTTCGCATGATAAGCTTGACCGTCTGTTAGAAAAAACATTAATATCAATGGATGTAGATAGTTGTATCCCTATCCTTCACGGGAAAGATCTCTTTGGCATAATTCTATTGGGTAAAAAGGTTGATAAAAAGGTATTTACACAAGAAGATATCCAGATGTTCCTCGCCTTTTCGGGTCAATTGGCTATGGCAGCTAATAATGCTTGCCTCTACTCAGGGTTGAAAGAAGCCAAGACCTACAGGGAGAATATCCTTCAGAGTCTCAAGTGTGGGGTTATCACGATAAATAATCATGAAGAGGTTACCCTTTTAAATAATGAGGCAAGAAATATCCTGGGACTGGAAAGTACAAGTTCAACTGAAATGATACTGAATGCCCTTAATAACGATATTTACAAACTATTGAAATATACGCTTAAAAATAATAGAGATCATACTGACATTGAAACTTTTATTGAAAGAGGTAGTACCAGGGTCCCGTGCAGTGTAACCATAACACAGCTCAAAACCGAATCCGGAGAGAAGCTTGGGGCATTGATAATTCTGACAGACCAAACCGAATTAAAATTACTTCAGGTGGAAAAGCAACATGCCGACCGACTTGCCCATTTGGGCTCCCTTGCTTCTAATATTGCCCACGAGATAAAAAATCCCCTTGTGGCCATAAACACTTATTTTCAACTGCTTCCATACAAGAAAGACGATCCGGAATTCCACAGTAATTTTCGGGAAATTGCTTTAAAGGAAATAGGAAGAATTAACAGAATTATCGAAGATATGTTAAATCTGGCAAAACCTTCAAAGCTCGTTATACAACACATAGATCCCCATTGTGTGATAATGGATACTATAAACTTGTTAAAGAATGATGCTGCAAAGAAAGATATTGAGATAACAACAATGTTAGACGGAAATAGATGCCAACTCATTGCAGATGAAGACAAGGTAAAACAAGTGTTCTTAAACATTCTGCAAAACAGCCTTGATGCATTGTCAAGCAAGGGACATATTCAGGTAAGCACTTACCTGGTTGATAATCTTTCGGAGTTTAAAAGGATGGCAAAAGAACACTCTGGCAGCGTATTCTTCTCGTTTGTCTCGTCTCTCTCAAATAATCTGAGTAAGCAGTATTTTGTTATAAAAATCTCAGATAATGGTACGGGTATACCTGCTGAAAAGATTTCACATATCTTCGAACCTTTCTTTTCGAATAAAGATAAAGGCACCGGACTCGGCCTTGCCGTTGTGTACAGAATTATAAAGGATCATGAGGGAGGCATTTATGTAGAAAGCAAGGAAGGGATTGGAACAGATTTTTATATTGGCCTGCCAGTGAATAGTATAGGTGCCAATAGCAGTATTAACGCAAGGTCAAAAGACACAGACATCTTTAACCCTATAGCGAAAGGCATGGGAACCTGTACAAAAATTTAA
- a CDS encoding beta-ketoacyl-ACP synthase II gives MIKRRVVITGLGILAPNGNGKDAYWDALINGRSGIKRITSFDPTPFSTQIAGEVKNFNPCDYFDPKLVKRSAKFCHFGVATAKMAVADSGIDLSKEDSNRCGVCFGTTIGAENDIYEHQHRKFLESGPTAVGRYTAPEVTPHVATGYICAELKINGPNSTLSSGCSSGLDVVNWGYSMVKRGDVDVAVVGCADAMIFPFALSTFCSLGILSKRNKEPEKASRPYDKNRDGLVASEGGVSIVVEELNHALNRDANIYAEIVSYATACEAQDVFHVELSGQTLLFALKQALITGKIRGDEIDYICAHGNAIPSYDLAETNAFKTFFGNHVYNIPISSIKSMTGHAFAAAGGFQVVATSLSLKNGIIPPTINLDVPDPLCNLDYVPHTARYFSGETALINTHSVGGTHAVLVLKKYS, from the coding sequence TTGATAAAAAGACGTGTCGTTATTACGGGTCTGGGAATATTAGCTCCTAATGGTAACGGAAAAGATGCATATTGGGATGCACTTATTAACGGACGATCAGGTATAAAGAGGATCACCTCTTTCGATCCTACTCCTTTCAGTACTCAGATTGCTGGTGAAGTGAAAAACTTTAACCCGTGTGATTACTTTGACCCGAAATTGGTCAAAAGAAGCGCAAAGTTCTGCCATTTTGGTGTTGCTACGGCAAAAATGGCAGTAGCGGACTCAGGTATTGATCTCAGCAAGGAGGATAGTAACAGATGTGGCGTTTGTTTTGGAACTACGATAGGTGCTGAAAATGATATATACGAACACCAGCACAGGAAATTCTTGGAGTCTGGCCCAACGGCAGTTGGCCGCTATACTGCACCAGAGGTTACACCGCATGTGGCAACAGGTTATATATGTGCAGAACTAAAGATTAATGGGCCAAATTCGACTTTGTCCTCGGGATGTTCAAGCGGGCTTGACGTTGTAAACTGGGGATATAGTATGGTAAAGCGCGGAGATGTGGATGTGGCAGTTGTGGGTTGTGCAGATGCCATGATTTTTCCCTTTGCACTGTCAACTTTTTGTTCCCTGGGAATACTCTCAAAAAGAAATAAAGAACCTGAGAAGGCATCGAGGCCGTATGATAAGAATCGGGATGGTCTCGTAGCAAGTGAAGGTGGGGTATCAATCGTGGTTGAGGAATTGAATCATGCCTTGAATAGAGATGCAAATATATATGCTGAGATCGTATCTTATGCCACTGCATGCGAGGCGCAAGATGTTTTTCATGTGGAATTAAGCGGGCAGACGTTGCTCTTTGCACTGAAACAGGCATTAATCACAGGAAAAATCAGAGGAGATGAAATAGACTATATTTGTGCTCACGGAAACGCCATCCCTAGTTATGACTTGGCAGAAACAAATGCCTTTAAAACTTTCTTTGGTAATCATGTATACAACATCCCCATAAGCTCAATTAAGTCCATGACAGGTCATGCCTTCGCTGCAGCAGGCGGTTTCCAGGTAGTGGCAACAAGCCTTAGTTTAAAGAACGGTATTATTCCTCCAACAATTAATCTTGATGTACCCGATCCGCTTTGCAATCTTGACTATGTTCCGCACACCGCAAGGTATTTCAGTGGGGAAACTGCGCTTATAAATACTCATAGCGTGGGTGGAACACACGCTGTTCTCGTGCTAAAAAAATACTCGTAG
- the fabF gene encoding beta-ketoacyl-[acyl-carrier-protein] synthase II: MGGHIGKNRVVVTGIGIITPIGIGIDAYWESAINGKSGISTISRFNVEGYPTKIAGEIRNFNPEKYMSDDFADTLCRYSQLGLAAARMAVQDADLEVSSLNKVGVSIGVGAETLLYYDEKTAIENNNYILRTKPPAENKNIASVISDFFHFTGQNLVVATACSSGNQSIGIARDMIQSGQVDTVFAGGVEAPIFPLNLAAFCSLRIMSKRNDQPTKASRPFDKDRDGFVMGEGAGILILEKEEKACERGAHIYGEIAGYGATSDAFHMTMPSPDRMQICKAMSLAIEDAELNITDIDYINAHGTSTLANDRGETKAIKTVFGNNAYSIPVSSTKSMTGHLMGAAGAVELITCILAIKKGMIPPTINLENADPECDLDYVANRARRKEINTALSNSFGFGGNNSTIIIKRFNA, translated from the coding sequence ATGGGCGGACACATTGGAAAAAACAGAGTCGTTGTAACGGGAATAGGAATCATTACACCAATCGGAATTGGAATAGATGCGTATTGGGAATCTGCCATAAATGGGAAATCAGGAATATCAACAATTTCGAGATTTAATGTCGAAGGTTATCCAACAAAGATTGCCGGTGAGATAAGGAATTTCAATCCTGAAAAATACATGTCTGATGATTTTGCCGACACTTTGTGCAGATATTCTCAATTAGGTTTAGCAGCAGCCCGAATGGCAGTGCAAGACGCAGATTTAGAAGTAAGCAGTTTAAACAAAGTCGGGGTATCAATCGGAGTAGGAGCTGAAACATTATTATACTACGATGAAAAAACTGCAATTGAGAATAACAATTATATTTTACGAACGAAACCTCCCGCAGAAAACAAGAACATTGCAAGTGTAATTTCAGATTTTTTTCACTTTACAGGTCAAAACTTAGTTGTAGCTACAGCTTGTTCAAGTGGAAATCAATCTATTGGTATTGCAAGAGATATGATTCAATCAGGTCAGGTTGATACCGTTTTTGCCGGAGGAGTTGAGGCGCCTATTTTTCCGCTTAATCTCGCGGCTTTTTGTTCATTGAGAATAATGTCGAAAAGAAATGACCAACCGACAAAGGCCAGCAGGCCTTTTGATAAGGACAGGGATGGGTTTGTAATGGGTGAGGGCGCCGGTATATTGATTCTTGAAAAGGAAGAAAAGGCTTGCGAAAGGGGAGCACATATTTATGGTGAAATCGCCGGTTATGGAGCAACCAGTGATGCCTTTCATATGACCATGCCATCACCGGACAGGATGCAAATATGTAAGGCAATGAGTTTGGCAATAGAAGATGCCGAACTGAATATTACCGACATCGATTATATTAATGCACATGGGACATCTACATTAGCAAATGATCGGGGAGAAACAAAGGCGATAAAAACTGTTTTCGGAAACAACGCTTACAGTATACCAGTAAGCTCAACAAAGTCAATGACGGGACATTTAATGGGTGCTGCTGGCGCGGTTGAACTCATAACCTGTATTTTAGCAATCAAAAAAGGTATGATCCCTCCTACCATAAATTTAGAAAATGCTGACCCTGAATGCGATCTGGATTATGTTGCAAATAGAGCAAGAAGGAAAGAAATTAATACCGCTCTTTCGAACTCTTTTGGCTTTGGAGGAAATAATTCAACCATAATAATAAAAAGGTTTAATGCCTGA
- a CDS encoding beta-ketoacyl-[acyl-carrier-protein] synthase family protein, producing the protein MESEIPGIRVLMKKRIVVTGIGIVSPLGIGIHENWERYLSGISGIKQIETEGRDTKVYAGSVPDFESETCIPEAKKDKTDTFSRFALAAAKIALTDAKIGNEFDKEKIGVFIGSAFSGLNIIEEQIKMLYEDGPRRVHPLLMQKNLTNAPSGEIAIEFTLKGPNIGFSSGACSGNYAIIHAFNTIQQHDIDAVVAGGTEAPLCPRVFEELRQKGLFHSNIPGLNRASCPFDIDRKGFVLSEGAGIIVLETLSSAEKRGADIYGELVGFGVSYGNTDYANQRKSGFYSKVSCIKQALDSASTVPSDVDYINASGISGIREDREESEVIKSVFGKNVHKIPVSSTKGSLGFSIGASGPIDAIFSLLSLKKQVLLQTNNLENIDPKCSSIFILKKPDFRPVNTILSNNFDYNGNNVSLLFKRF; encoded by the coding sequence ATGGAATCAGAGATTCCGGGAATTAGAGTATTGATGAAAAAACGTATAGTAGTAACAGGTATAGGTATTGTTAGCCCGCTTGGCATTGGCATACATGAAAACTGGGAGAGATATCTGTCTGGCATATCGGGGATTAAGCAAATCGAAACAGAAGGTAGAGACACAAAAGTATATGCTGGCAGTGTGCCCGATTTTGAATCCGAAACATGTATTCCCGAAGCAAAAAAAGATAAGACAGATACTTTTAGCCGTTTTGCTTTGGCCGCTGCAAAGATTGCATTAACCGATGCAAAAATTGGTAACGAATTTGACAAGGAAAAGATTGGGGTCTTTATCGGTAGCGCTTTTAGCGGGCTTAACATCATAGAAGAGCAAATTAAAATGCTTTACGAAGATGGTCCAAGAAGAGTTCATCCCCTTTTAATGCAAAAGAATCTTACGAATGCCCCATCTGGTGAAATTGCAATAGAATTTACTCTTAAAGGTCCTAATATAGGCTTTTCAAGCGGTGCATGTTCAGGGAATTATGCAATAATTCATGCATTTAATACAATACAACAGCACGATATCGATGCAGTGGTTGCAGGCGGGACTGAAGCACCACTGTGTCCAAGAGTTTTTGAAGAATTAAGACAGAAAGGATTGTTTCATTCAAATATCCCTGGTTTAAATCGAGCTAGCTGTCCATTTGATATTGACAGAAAAGGCTTTGTTTTGAGTGAGGGAGCAGGTATTATTGTTTTAGAGACGCTGAGTAGCGCTGAGAAACGGGGGGCAGATATCTATGGAGAACTCGTTGGATTCGGGGTCTCTTATGGTAATACTGATTACGCAAATCAGAGAAAATCTGGTTTTTATTCTAAAGTTTCCTGTATAAAACAGGCATTGGATTCTGCGTCCACTGTTCCATCAGATGTGGATTATATTAATGCAAGTGGTATTTCGGGAATAAGAGAAGACAGAGAGGAATCTGAGGTGATAAAGTCTGTTTTTGGCAAAAATGTTCATAAGATTCCAGTAAGTTCAACGAAGGGTAGTTTAGGGTTTTCAATTGGTGCATCGGGACCAATTGATGCAATCTTTTCGTTATTATCTTTAAAAAAACAGGTTTTACTGCAAACAAATAACCTTGAGAATATTGATCCAAAATGCAGTTCAATTTTTATACTTAAAAAACCGGATTTCAGGCCTGTAAACACAATACTGTCAAACAACTTCGATTACAACGGTAATAATGTATCACTGCTATTCAAGAGATTTTGA